The following coding sequences lie in one Cannabis sativa cultivar Pink pepper isolate KNU-18-1 chromosome 5, ASM2916894v1, whole genome shotgun sequence genomic window:
- the LOC115715918 gene encoding protein SPIRAL1-like 5: MSRGGSYGGGQSSLGYLFSSSEEKPPPPPPLLPVEPPYGVETSSLEKPPVSRKSITTDSGQKEKISNNYHRAEGPNLGNFLTDRPSTKVKSVPGGDSSLGYLFGDK, encoded by the exons ATGAGTAGAGGAGGAAGCTATGGCGGTGGACAGAGTTCGTTGGGCTATCTTTTCAGCTCATCAGAGGAAAAGCCACCGCCTCCGCCGCCGCTGCTGCCAGTTGAGCCGCCGTATGGCGTCGAAACAAGCAGTTTAGAGAAGCCTCCCGTGAGTCGCAAAAGTATTACTACCGATTCTGGGCAGAAGGAAAAGATCTCCAACAACTATCACAGAGCTGAGGGTCCTAATTTGGGCAACTTTCTTACT GATCGGCCTTCAACAAAAGTGAAATCCGTTCCTGGAGGAGATTCATCTCTTGGATACTTATTTGGAGATAAGTGA